Proteins from one Plasmodium cynomolgi strain B DNA, chromosome 10, whole genome shotgun sequence genomic window:
- a CDS encoding ATP-dependent helicase (putative) — MRSSPRTILNHVGRTLKIHVTLCLLLLCVNVRLHKTNSAGTAHSVRKNFFISPSGTRGSVTKKRFVLRRANHGEGSLAAHGVAGPPSEAAPSVEGRQSIGEDSHARIGEDNRLHSGGDNYSPHVSDQFADVPEINPNIAKFLASKGINQMTKIQAQSFRPIYEGRDIIGRSETGSGKTLAFALPLVEKLYKVKMGRSGEG; from the coding sequence ATGAGATCTTCACCCCGCACTATACTAAACCATGTTGGTAGAACACTAAAAATTCATGTGACCCTGTGTTTGCTCCTTTTATGTGTAAATGTCCGCCTACATAAGACAAACAGCGCCGGGACAGCGCACTCTGTCAGGAAGAACTTTTTTATCTCCCCGAGTGGAACGCGGGGTAGTGTTACGAAGAAGAGGTTTGTTTTGAGAAGGGCGAACCATGGGGAGGGGAGCTTAGCGGCCCACGGGGTTGCAGGTCCCCCGAGCGAAGCTGCGCCAAGCGTGGAGGGGAGGCAAAGTATTGGTGAAGATAGCCACGCTCGGATCGGAGAGGATAACCGCTTACACAGCGGAGGGGATAATTACTCACCTCACGTAAGCGACCAGTTCGCAGACGTGCCCGAAATAAACCCAAACATCGCCAAGTTCCTGGCCAGCAAGGGCATAAATCAGATGACGAAAATTCAGGCACAGAGTTTCAGGCCCATTTACGAGGGGAGAGATATAATAGGGCGCTCCGAAACGGGTTCAGGGAAAACCCTAGCCTTCGCTCTGCCCTTGGTGGAGAAGTTGTACAAAGTTAAAATGGGGAGGAGCGGAGAAGGG